Within the Blastocatellia bacterium genome, the region GCCGCAGGCGTACATTCGCACACGGTTGCCGTCGAGCGGGCGGAACTCTTCGAGGGCGCGCGTCAGCGTGTTTCTGAGCCTGAGCATAGGAATCTCCTTGTCGAATGAATGCGGTGTTGCCTTAAGCGGAACGCCAAATCGTAGCGGAGGCGAAAAAAGCCTGTCAACAAAGCGACCGCTGCGCCACTGAGGTGAGTCTACACTGTCGTGCGTTCGTCATCTTGAGACCCATTTTAGCGGATACGGTGGGGATTGCCAAAGACAAATAATAAGAGCCGGGCGCGGCCTTCTCAACACCACGCCCGGCTCTTCATGTTTGATGGCTTGCCGGCATCGGAGCCGTGACGCGACGCCACAGGCGTCAACGCTGCAATGCGCAGTTCAACGCTTAGTCGTTGGCGCTGGACATAGGCAGTTGTTGTTCGCCGTATTCTTATCGATAATTTGGCACGTCGTCTGATTGGCTATAATCACGGTTGCCGTTCCGCGTTTCACCGCTAAATCCGCCGTCAACTGCACCTTCCGGTTCTGCTTCGTGTGCGAGATCGACACCGTGCAACCGCGCACCGTCGCCGTGCCGGTTCCCGTCGCAATCACCACGCCGTTACAGCAGAATTGATAATCTCCCGTCTGCGAGTTGAACAGCACGACATTGGCGGGGCTCGATTCGTCCTGCAAACATCCGCTCCAGACCGTCACCGCAAACCCGCAACTCGCCATGTTGCCTGCGGCATCCATCGCCGTACAGCTCACGCTGGTCGTGCCGACGGAGAACATAGAACCTGAAGGCGGCGTGCAAGTCGTCGTCACCCCCGCGCAGTTATCGGTTGCCGTGGGCGGCGGGAAATTGACTACGGTGCTAGTCGCGTCTGGGCATTGCGATGGCGCAACGGCGGTGAGATTGGCCGGGCAGATAATCAGCGGCGCGTCATCGTCTTTGATCGTGACGGTGAACGAACAGGTCGGCCCTTCCGAGCTGACGCAGGTCACCGTCGTTGTGCCGACAGGGAAGACCGAGCCGGGCGCCGGCGTGCAGGTGATCGTCCCGCAGTCGGGATTGTTATTCGGCAAGGCGTAGCTGACGACCGCGCCACACTTGTCGGAGTCAGTGCCCTGCGTGATGTTGCCGGGGCAGGCGATGCTCAGACAGCTGATGGTCTTGACGAAGATGTAAGCCGCGCCCGCGAACAAGCCCCTCACGTTAGTATTAAGCGGAGCGCCAATGATGAGGGTCTCTCCACTGATTGCGACTGGAGCGCCGAAACGATCCTCGGCTGCGCCATCGCTGGCGGTCAGCCTCTGTTGCTCGCTCCAGGTGGTTCCCGTCCTAACGAAGACGTAAGCCGCGCCTGCGTTGGCGCCGCCCGCGGTGTCATGGTTCGGAGAGCCCACCACCAACGTCTCGCCGCTGATGGCGACCGAACCGCCGAAACTATCAAAAATCGCCGCGTCGCTGGCGATGAGTTTCTGTTGCTGTAAGAAGATCGGATCTATCGTCACCGGATACTTTGCCTGCGCGTCGTCCACTTCAAGCCGCACTCTGCTGCCATCAACGCTCATCCGCGCCTCAAGCACTCGGCCCGTTGCATCCGTCGCAACGAGCCTGTCATAACTCAGCAAGCCCGCGCCGTCTTGCTTTTCTAGCGTCAGGGATTGTCCCGTTTCATTCGCCCTCGCCTTCAAGTCGCCTGAAAGCTCAAGTCCGACAACCAGCCGCTCGCCTGCGTGTTTCTCCATCGGCGCGGCGGCTATCGTAAAGCCTTGCTCCAAGCCTTCGGCCCGGTTCTCGTACCATTCGACAATCGCCGCGCCTAATTCGTCTTTGCGCTGGTATTCAATCCGCGTAGCCATCGCTTTCAACTCCGCTTTGCCGACGGCCTTCAATCTGTCTCCATAACCGTAGCTCGCCAGCCGCATCGCCGCCTGCCACGCCTGGCTTTCAGCTTGAGACACAAGCCGCACGTCGTCGCGGGTGAACAACGCGCGGTAACTCTGCGCCGGATTGTTGGCGTAGAACGAGCCGCGCTCAAGGCCGAGTTGTCCCGGTTGCTCGACCAGATTGATCGAATACCGCGCCGCGCCCATCGCTTCAGCCAGCGAAGCATAAAGCCCTTGCTGCTTGAGATGCGCTATCGCTTTTTCACCTTCAAGGGCAGGCATATTGCGCATTCGTCGGTCCGACGACGTAGCGCCACCGGTTCTGATTGACGCGCCAATCCCGACGATTGCCACCAGCAAAGCGATTGATGAATAGAGATAAACGGCTGCCTTTCTGCTGAAGGGGTCGGGGAAGGGGTAAGTTTCTTGAGCATAGATTTTCCTTGTATTCGATAGCTTTCAACGCGCAATCTCAAGGCTTGCCTATGTTTCTTAGCGACAGAGCTAGGGTCCGAGTTGAGGTTGATTTCAAGGTAACGGTAAATGACAGCGGTGATCTTGCTTTTGACGGGTACGATTCTAGAAAGGCCGATTCATCGTGTCAAGCAGCCGCTTTACTTGCCCTAAAGACCGCGCTCTGA harbors:
- a CDS encoding HYR domain-containing protein: MPALEGEKAIAHLKQQGLYASLAEAMGAARYSINLVEQPGQLGLERGSFYANNPAQSYRALFTRDDVRLVSQAESQAWQAAMRLASYGYGDRLKAVGKAELKAMATRIEYQRKDELGAAIVEWYENRAEGLEQGFTIAAAPMEKHAGERLVVGLELSGDLKARANETGQSLTLEKQDGAGLLSYDRLVATDATGRVLEARMSVDGSRVRLEVDDAQAKYPVTIDPIFLQQQKLIASDAAIFDSFGGSVAISGETLVVGSPNHDTAGGANAGAAYVFVRTGTTWSEQQRLTASDGAAEDRFGAPVAISGETLIIGAPLNTNVRGLFAGAAYIFVKTISCLSIACPGNITQGTDSDKCGAVVSYALPNNNPDCGTITCTPAPGSVFPVGTTTVTCVSSEGPTCSFTVTIKDDDAPLIICPANLTAVAPSQCPDATSTVVNFPPPTATDNCAGVTTTCTPPSGSMFSVGTTSVSCTAMDAAGNMASCGFAVTVWSGCLQDESSPANVVLFNSQTGDYQFCCNGVVIATGTGTATVRGCTVSISHTKQNRKVQLTADLAVKRGTATVIIANQTTCQIIDKNTANNNCLCPAPTTKR